A genomic region of Psychrobacter sp. M13 contains the following coding sequences:
- a CDS encoding acyl-CoA dehydrogenase family protein: MFTTSAHGQAMHSQVKEFIANKIAPIEAQFWQDCHKLNPDGDWKKWQWPAAYESLRKEARQAGLWNLFLPDDTLGAGLSVTDYAPIAELTGHSLLAPHIFNCNAPDSGNMELLWRYGSPEQQEKWLTPLLDGKTRSVFCMTEPAVASSDATNMEATAVIEGDEIVINGSKWWSSGLGDPAVDLLIVMAHTPDEAQDRHHQHSQVLVPVNTPGVKIERMLKVFGDYDAPHGHGEVSFNNVRVPVTSFIGGPGMGFEIAQGRLGPGRIHHCMRCIGAAEQALELAIHRGMTRNAFGKPILQLGGNLERIAEARIKIDQARLMTLYAAQKMDSQGTKAALTEISAIKVVAPTVLQEVVDMAIQIHGGMGVCQDTMLPGFYAQARVLRLADGPDEVHKTMIAKLELKRQGFSRKR; the protein is encoded by the coding sequence ATGTTTACCACAAGCGCCCATGGTCAAGCAATGCATAGCCAAGTAAAAGAATTTATCGCCAATAAAATTGCGCCGATAGAAGCGCAGTTCTGGCAAGACTGTCATAAGCTCAATCCTGATGGAGACTGGAAAAAATGGCAGTGGCCAGCCGCTTATGAGAGCTTGCGTAAGGAGGCTCGTCAAGCAGGACTTTGGAACTTATTCTTGCCAGATGACACGCTTGGCGCAGGATTATCGGTTACGGACTATGCACCTATTGCCGAGCTAACAGGGCATAGTCTGCTTGCGCCGCATATCTTCAACTGCAATGCACCTGATAGTGGAAATATGGAGCTGTTATGGCGTTATGGCAGTCCTGAGCAACAAGAAAAATGGCTCACGCCGTTGCTAGATGGTAAGACGCGGTCGGTATTCTGTATGACTGAGCCTGCTGTAGCCTCAAGCGATGCCACTAATATGGAAGCAACCGCTGTCATTGAGGGTGATGAGATCGTTATCAATGGTAGTAAATGGTGGTCATCAGGTCTCGGTGATCCAGCAGTCGATTTGCTCATCGTTATGGCACATACCCCAGATGAAGCCCAAGATCGTCATCATCAGCACTCGCAGGTGCTAGTACCTGTTAATACTCCTGGCGTCAAGATTGAGCGGATGCTCAAAGTATTCGGTGATTACGATGCCCCGCATGGACATGGTGAAGTCAGTTTTAATAATGTGCGAGTGCCAGTAACGAGCTTTATCGGTGGTCCTGGTATGGGGTTTGAGATCGCACAAGGTCGCTTGGGGCCTGGTCGTATTCATCACTGTATGCGTTGTATCGGTGCAGCAGAGCAGGCCTTAGAGCTTGCCATTCATCGTGGTATGACTCGCAATGCCTTTGGCAAGCCTATACTACAATTGGGCGGCAATCTTGAGCGGATAGCGGAGGCGCGTATCAAGATTGATCAAGCGCGTCTTATGACTCTATATGCCGCGCAAAAGATGGATAGTCAAGGCACCAAAGCGGCATTAACTGAGATATCGGCTATTAAGGTTGTCGCGCCAACGGTACTACAAGAAGTCGTCGACATGGCGATTCAGATTCATGGCGGTATGGGAGTTTGTCAAGATACTATGTTGCCAGGCTTCTATGCGCAGGCTCGCGTGTTGCGTTTGGCAGACGGTCCTGATGAAGTTCACAAAACCATGATTGCCAAGCTAGAGCTTAAGCGTCAAGGGTTTAGCCGCAAGCGCTAA
- a CDS encoding DUF4377 domain-containing protein, whose amino-acid sequence MKKLAIAALASTFALAGCSTMGLDDERAMVVDGQPVNVKVVNISSFEVEVAPRKAICEYTANDGNRVEAECLQYRQTFNKNYNTLNGNIQGFSYEPNYRYILDLRQEAVADEASGMVKPVWILNEVISKTAE is encoded by the coding sequence ATGAAAAAATTAGCAATTGCAGCATTAGCATCAACTTTCGCATTAGCAGGTTGTTCTACTATGGGCCTTGATGATGAGCGCGCCATGGTCGTTGATGGCCAACCAGTCAACGTAAAAGTCGTTAACATCTCAAGCTTCGAAGTAGAAGTAGCTCCACGTAAAGCTATTTGCGAGTACACTGCTAACGACGGTAACCGTGTTGAAGCTGAGTGCCTACAGTATCGTCAAACCTTTAATAAGAACTACAATACGCTTAATGGCAACATTCAAGGTTTTTCTTATGAGCCAAACTACCGTTATATCTTAGACCTACGTCAAGAAGCAGTAGCTGATGAAGCATCTGGTATGGTTAAGCCTGTATGGATCTTGAATGAAGTTATCTCAAAAACTGCTGAGTAA
- the xthA gene encoding exodeoxyribonuclease III, with translation MACFVSFNINGIRARQHQLEAVRDIIDPDVMGLQETKVHDDQFPLSDVESLGYHVEYFGQKAHYGVALVSKIAPIFVQKGFPGEDAEAQKRFIHARYLLGGREIDVLNGYFPQGESQDHPTKYPMKRAYYADLMTYIDTLKAEGRSLIVMGDMNIAPEDIDIGIGEANAKRWLKNGKTSFLPEEREWYEALMSRDLIDTYRQHYPDSQELYSWFDYRSRGFNDEPKRGMRIDHILCTPDLTDYCVDAGISYELRAMEKPSDHAPIWSTFDLSK, from the coding sequence ATGGCTTGTTTTGTTAGTTTTAATATCAATGGTATTCGCGCCCGTCAGCATCAGCTGGAAGCCGTACGTGACATAATCGATCCCGATGTCATGGGTCTACAAGAAACCAAAGTCCATGATGATCAGTTTCCACTCAGCGATGTCGAATCACTAGGATATCACGTGGAATACTTTGGTCAAAAAGCGCATTATGGGGTAGCACTGGTATCAAAGATTGCACCGATATTTGTACAAAAAGGCTTTCCTGGTGAAGACGCGGAGGCGCAAAAACGCTTTATTCATGCGCGTTACTTATTAGGTGGTCGTGAAATTGATGTGCTTAATGGTTATTTTCCACAAGGTGAAAGCCAAGACCATCCCACTAAATATCCTATGAAACGTGCTTATTATGCTGATTTAATGACTTATATCGATACTCTCAAAGCTGAGGGGCGCTCATTGATTGTTATGGGTGATATGAATATTGCGCCAGAGGACATCGATATCGGTATAGGGGAGGCCAATGCCAAGCGCTGGCTCAAAAATGGTAAGACCTCGTTCTTGCCAGAGGAGCGCGAATGGTACGAGGCGCTGATGTCACGCGATCTTATTGATACTTATCGTCAGCATTATCCTGATAGTCAGGAGTTGTATAGCTGGTTTGACTATCGCAGTCGCGGCTTCAACGATGAGCCTAAGCGCGGCATGCGTATTGATCATATCTTATGTACGCCCGATCTAACGGATTACTGTGTTGACGCAGGTATCAGCTACGAGCTACGCGCTATGGAAAAGCCTTCTGATCATGCACCGATTTGGTCAACTTTCGATTTAAGCAAGTAA
- a CDS encoding L-serine ammonia-lyase — MISVFDLFKIGVGPSSSHTVGPMVAANLFLASLRKRAALSDVTAIEVELYGSLAATGKGHATDTAILLGLLGHAPSTIDTRLTSQYLTPIFSDKQLSLAGEHSVAFNTERDIQWYGDTVLPYHPNAMTICAILTDGTRYQQTYYSVGGGFVINDADANNPDEDSAAPSIGSIPHPFNTAAELLEQCRIHRLSVSELVLANECHYRDKDEVFAYLDSIWEAMQDCVTRGCQNGGILPGGLDVKRRAQALYLQLCDEKDQPSTISDKLAAMDWVDLYALAVNEENANGGNVVTAPTNGAAGIIPAVMHYYRDFLASYSTDGARKFLLNSTAIGSLIKQNASISGAEVGCQGEVGSACAMAASALAEIMGGDPAQCLNAAEIGIEHNLGLTCDPVGGLVQVPCIERNAMGAVKAINAARLACRGDGQHFVSFDKVVETMKQTGADMLDNYKETSRGGLAVYADNRIPTASQGVSVKYSQC; from the coding sequence ATGATTAGTGTCTTTGATTTATTTAAGATCGGTGTTGGCCCATCAAGCTCACATACTGTGGGCCCTATGGTCGCCGCTAACTTATTTTTAGCCTCCCTACGCAAGCGTGCAGCGCTGAGCGATGTCACTGCTATCGAAGTTGAGTTATATGGCTCGCTAGCGGCTACGGGCAAAGGTCATGCTACTGACACGGCAATACTACTTGGGCTGCTAGGACACGCGCCAAGCACTATTGACACTCGTCTGACCAGTCAGTACCTCACGCCTATATTTTCTGATAAACAATTGTCTTTAGCAGGTGAGCATAGTGTCGCGTTCAATACTGAGCGTGATATTCAGTGGTACGGTGATACGGTACTACCCTATCATCCTAATGCTATGACTATCTGCGCGATATTAACTGATGGTACTCGCTATCAGCAAACTTATTATTCAGTGGGCGGTGGCTTCGTTATTAATGATGCTGATGCCAATAATCCTGATGAAGATAGTGCCGCTCCCTCCATTGGTTCTATTCCCCACCCTTTTAATACTGCAGCAGAGCTACTTGAGCAATGCCGCATACATCGATTGAGTGTCAGTGAACTGGTATTGGCTAATGAGTGTCACTATCGTGATAAAGACGAGGTTTTTGCTTATTTGGATTCTATTTGGGAGGCGATGCAAGATTGTGTCACTCGTGGCTGTCAAAACGGTGGTATTCTGCCAGGAGGTCTTGATGTCAAGCGCCGTGCCCAAGCACTATACCTGCAACTTTGTGATGAAAAAGATCAGCCAAGCACTATAAGTGATAAGCTTGCAGCTATGGACTGGGTCGATCTATATGCATTAGCGGTCAATGAAGAAAACGCCAATGGCGGCAATGTGGTCACCGCTCCGACTAATGGCGCAGCTGGTATTATCCCAGCAGTAATGCATTATTATCGCGACTTTCTAGCCAGCTATAGCACGGACGGCGCCCGTAAGTTTTTGCTAAATTCAACGGCTATCGGTAGTTTGATTAAACAGAACGCCTCAATCTCTGGTGCTGAGGTGGGCTGTCAAGGTGAGGTCGGCTCTGCCTGTGCGATGGCCGCGTCGGCTCTAGCTGAGATTATGGGTGGTGACCCTGCTCAGTGTCTCAACGCCGCTGAGATTGGCATTGAACATAATCTAGGATTAACTTGTGATCCTGTTGGCGGTTTAGTACAAGTGCCTTGTATTGAACGTAATGCTATGGGTGCAGTAAAAGCCATTAATGCTGCTCGTCTTGCTTGTCGTGGTGATGGTCAGCATTTTGTATCATTCGATAAAGTAGTCGAAACCATGAAGCAAACGGGCGCTGATATGCTGGATAATTATAAAGAAACCTCACGTGGCGGATTGGCGGTCTACGCTGATAATCGTATTCCTACCGCATCACAAGGGGTGAGTGTCAAATACAGTCAGTGTTAA
- a CDS encoding SDR family oxidoreductase, translating to MARLFAKLGYNLAICARRTDRLEQLTIELTDSYPTIRVEYKALDVSDYDAIFKVFNAFKADFGQIDRIIVNAGVGESRRIGKGRFETNRRTAEINFVSALAQCEAGMQIFRAQNSGHLVVISSMSAMRGLPKHMTTYGATKAGLAHLAEGIRADMLLTNLPIKVSTIYPGYIRTEINTNAKPLPFEVDVDTGTKAIVAAIEAEVDEACVPSLPWSIVGQAMKHLPLSVVNKIS from the coding sequence ATGGCACGACTATTCGCTAAACTTGGCTATAATCTGGCAATTTGTGCGCGGCGTACGGATCGCTTAGAGCAGCTCACAATCGAGCTGACAGACAGTTATCCTACTATCCGGGTGGAATATAAAGCCTTAGATGTTAGTGATTACGATGCTATATTTAAAGTATTTAATGCCTTCAAAGCGGACTTTGGGCAAATTGATCGCATAATTGTCAACGCAGGCGTTGGTGAGAGTCGCCGTATCGGTAAAGGTCGGTTTGAGACCAATCGCCGCACCGCTGAGATTAATTTTGTGTCAGCGTTAGCACAGTGTGAAGCAGGTATGCAGATATTCCGCGCGCAAAATAGTGGGCATCTGGTAGTAATATCGAGCATGTCAGCCATGCGCGGCTTGCCTAAACACATGACCACTTATGGCGCTACTAAAGCAGGTTTAGCGCATTTAGCTGAGGGTATCCGTGCGGATATGTTGCTTACTAACTTGCCGATTAAAGTATCAACTATCTATCCAGGTTATATCCGTACTGAGATCAATACGAATGCTAAGCCGTTACCATTCGAAGTAGATGTCGATACGGGCACCAAAGCGATTGTTGCTGCGATCGAAGCTGAGGTTGATGAAGCTTGCGTACCAAGCTTGCCGTGGTCGATAGTCGGTCAAGCAATGAAGCATTTACCTTTGAGTGTAGTCAATAAGATCAGTTAA
- a CDS encoding thioesterase family protein, protein MISNHTNNDTSNNASSDTVASVTTPLFATEYHIYINHTDAGGIVYHANHLVFFENARRDWFTKIGLNGYFLQADNGQVQHFVVSQAELNYRKAILLDEIIETRIDKVELKPASIIFYQSIHRKAKNAELAVAINPADTLLSSARIVIACVQNQVQPETSNSSHESEKIVDSPATMTNVAPIRPIRVPSKLHAMITQAIANHANK, encoded by the coding sequence ATGATCTCTAACCATACAAACAATGATACCAGTAACAATGCAAGTAGCGATACAGTCGCTAGCGTAACTACGCCTCTATTTGCAACAGAATATCACATCTATATCAATCATACTGATGCAGGCGGCATAGTCTACCATGCAAATCATTTAGTGTTTTTTGAGAATGCTCGCCGTGATTGGTTTACGAAAATTGGACTCAATGGTTATTTCCTGCAAGCGGATAATGGTCAAGTGCAGCACTTTGTCGTCTCTCAGGCCGAATTAAATTATCGTAAAGCAATCTTACTCGATGAGATCATTGAAACACGTATCGATAAAGTGGAGCTAAAACCTGCCAGCATTATCTTTTATCAAAGCATTCATCGCAAGGCTAAAAACGCAGAGTTAGCGGTTGCCATTAATCCAGCTGATACACTACTCAGCAGTGCTAGAATCGTGATCGCTTGCGTACAAAACCAAGTGCAGCCTGAAACCTCCAATTCTAGTCATGAATCAGAGAAAATAGTAGATTCTCCCGCCACTATGACAAATGTTGCTCCAATTAGACCGATTCGCGTACCATCAAAGCTGCACGCTATGATTACACAAGCGATTGCCAATCATGCTAATAAATAA
- the argJ gene encoding bifunctional glutamate N-acetyltransferase/amino-acid acetyltransferase ArgJ yields MAVGNIAVPDTIYPIDGITLSATAAGVRYKDRNDLVLIKIADSATTAVVTTKNTFCAAPVRVLRTHFDQASPRYLVINTGNANAGTGADGLRRATDICTELASKAGIDVRSVLPFSTGVIGEPLNSEAIITGLDHALTQLKSDNWLAAADGIRTTDTVPKVASQKLDIAGNSTAQSGSYHITGISKGSGMIRPNMATMLGFVATDANITADLLPKMLSAINEKSFNRITVDGDTSTNDCCVLIATGTASTELIDSTDHPHYQPLFDALSAVFMRLAQLIVRDGEGATKFMTVKVTGGKTTQECCDVAYAVAHSPLVKTAFFASDANWGRILAAVGYAGIDDLDTEQVDVSLNEVLICQNGMVAPSYTEVAGKEVMSLPEITIHIELARGEANDTVYTCDLSYDYVKINADYRS; encoded by the coding sequence ATGGCAGTCGGCAACATTGCAGTACCAGATACTATTTATCCTATCGATGGGATTACGCTTAGTGCTACGGCAGCGGGTGTGCGCTATAAAGATCGTAATGACTTAGTGCTCATTAAGATAGCAGACAGTGCTACCACAGCAGTAGTCACCACTAAGAACACCTTTTGTGCTGCGCCAGTGCGAGTACTACGCACGCATTTTGATCAAGCAAGTCCGCGCTACTTAGTTATTAACACTGGCAATGCGAATGCGGGTACGGGCGCTGATGGTTTGCGCCGTGCCACTGATATCTGTACTGAGCTGGCAAGCAAAGCGGGCATTGATGTCCGTTCAGTTCTGCCGTTCTCAACGGGCGTAATTGGTGAGCCACTAAATAGTGAAGCGATAATCACAGGCTTAGATCATGCCTTGACACAGCTCAAGTCAGATAATTGGCTGGCGGCAGCAGACGGTATTCGTACTACCGACACTGTCCCTAAAGTTGCTAGCCAAAAGCTCGATATTGCTGGTAATAGTACTGCTCAGAGTGGCAGCTACCATATCACTGGCATCTCCAAAGGCTCAGGGATGATACGCCCTAATATGGCCACTATGCTTGGGTTTGTGGCGACTGATGCTAATATTACCGCTGATCTGTTACCAAAGATGCTCAGCGCTATTAATGAGAAATCCTTTAATCGGATTACTGTTGATGGTGATACTTCTACCAATGACTGCTGTGTGTTAATAGCAACAGGCACTGCAAGTACAGAGCTTATTGACAGCACCGATCACCCGCATTATCAGCCATTATTTGATGCTTTAAGCGCCGTGTTTATGCGTTTGGCGCAACTGATCGTTCGTGACGGTGAAGGCGCTACTAAGTTTATGACGGTCAAAGTGACAGGTGGCAAGACGACTCAGGAATGCTGTGATGTGGCTTACGCTGTCGCTCACTCGCCATTGGTTAAGACGGCGTTTTTTGCCAGCGATGCCAATTGGGGTCGTATATTAGCAGCAGTTGGTTATGCAGGTATAGATGATCTGGACACTGAGCAAGTCGATGTGTCGCTCAATGAGGTCTTAATTTGTCAAAACGGCATGGTTGCACCAAGCTATACTGAGGTGGCTGGCAAGGAGGTGATGAGTCTTCCTGAGATTACTATACACATAGAGTTAGCGCGAGGAGAGGCTAACGATACGGTTTATACTTGTGATTTATCTTATGATTATGTCAAAATAAATGCAGATTATCGTAGCTAA
- a CDS encoding phosphotransferase family protein, whose product MADNNNNRDEEVLDKGDDVREGEELDGEAVSVWLRGQGLDVKGDPIITQFAGGASNWTYRLQYNILNKDNSLNENNSPDKNQDLILRRPPKGTKAKSAHDMVREYTVQQALAGVYPYVPKTLALCTDETVIGADFYVMERLEGIIPRANLPKSLDLDSTQIRKLCTNVIDALIELHQVDYQHHPDLVALGRGAGYCERQVTGWDKRYVKAKTPNTPSFALVRQWLNNHIPKDSKTCIIHNDWRFDNVVLDPNDPTQVIGVLDWEMATLGDPLMDLGSALAYWIEADDNAIMQQARRQPTHLEGMMTRDEVVEYYLSKSGLKLDNWAFYEVFGLFRLAGIIQQIYYRYYNKQTSNPAFKNFWIINHVLHAKCLKLIAKHEGEAMFMSYVQPHLQDRGIDAATIKQLPSPLQAVIKSVLPKAYFKQEIDDDSKNTDE is encoded by the coding sequence ATGGCAGACAATAACAACAATAGAGATGAAGAAGTCTTAGATAAAGGTGATGACGTTCGTGAAGGCGAAGAGCTTGATGGAGAGGCTGTTAGCGTATGGCTGCGAGGTCAGGGTCTTGATGTTAAAGGCGATCCCATTATCACGCAATTCGCAGGAGGCGCATCAAACTGGACTTATCGTCTGCAATACAATATCCTCAATAAAGACAATAGCCTCAATGAAAACAATAGCCCTGATAAAAACCAAGATTTAATTCTACGTCGCCCGCCCAAAGGCACCAAAGCCAAATCGGCTCATGATATGGTACGTGAGTACACCGTGCAGCAAGCGCTGGCAGGTGTCTATCCTTACGTACCAAAAACGCTTGCGCTGTGCACCGATGAGACAGTTATTGGCGCAGACTTTTATGTCATGGAGCGCTTAGAGGGAATTATTCCGCGTGCTAATTTACCCAAATCGCTTGATTTGGATTCGACTCAAATCCGCAAACTGTGTACCAATGTCATTGATGCCCTAATTGAGCTGCATCAAGTAGACTATCAACACCATCCCGATCTAGTAGCGCTAGGTCGCGGGGCAGGATATTGCGAGCGGCAGGTGACAGGCTGGGACAAGCGTTATGTCAAAGCTAAGACCCCAAATACCCCGAGCTTTGCGCTCGTTAGACAGTGGCTCAACAACCATATTCCTAAAGACAGTAAAACTTGTATCATTCATAATGATTGGCGTTTTGATAATGTGGTTTTAGACCCTAATGATCCCACCCAAGTGATCGGGGTGCTCGATTGGGAAATGGCAACCTTAGGTGATCCGCTAATGGATTTAGGGAGCGCATTGGCCTATTGGATCGAAGCGGATGACAATGCGATCATGCAACAAGCGCGTCGTCAGCCCACGCATCTAGAGGGCATGATGACTCGCGATGAAGTGGTTGAGTATTACCTCTCTAAGTCAGGACTCAAGCTCGATAATTGGGCTTTTTATGAAGTGTTTGGTCTGTTTCGCCTAGCAGGTATTATTCAGCAGATTTATTATCGCTATTATAATAAACAAACCAGTAACCCCGCCTTTAAGAACTTTTGGATTATCAATCACGTCCTCCATGCAAAATGCTTGAAGCTCATCGCCAAGCATGAGGGCGAAGCTATGTTTATGAGCTATGTGCAGCCGCACCTGCAAGATCGAGGCATAGATGCTGCTACTATTAAGCAACTACCAAGTCCATTACAAGCGGTGATAAAAAGCGTATTACCTAAAGCTTATTTTAAGCAAGAGATCGATGATGATTCAAAAAACACGGATGAATAA
- a CDS encoding solute carrier family 23 protein, with amino-acid sequence MTSPSEHSSADNPIDNNSPNALHNAGVDTASLSYSDNPDFENGRWFPTWRPFKGDLDRNPVGINEYLPAGKSFLLGVQHTFAMFGATVLAPLLMGFDPNLAILMSGICTVMFFVITGGRMPSYLGSSFAFIGPVIAVTAYAGVGFNSNLDVALGGIMVCGIIYALVGLLVVKTGTGWIERLMPPIVTGAIVMIIGLNLAPVTIQGVSANQFDAWMAAFTVLLISGVAVFTRGMLRRLLLLVGLILSYVVYYIVTNLLGFGVPIDFSSVAAASWFGLPSIHTPRFEMSAIILIAPVAFILIAENLGHFKAVEGMTKARVTPYMGRAFFADGLATTFSAGFGGTGVTTYAENIGVMAVTKVYSTTIFVIAGIVAIALGLSPKFGAIIQTIPPALLGGASIVVFGLIAIAGAKIWFDSHIDFSKNSNLIIAAVTVIMGTGNFSLHLGGFDLGGIGTATLTAIVLNALFNLQKD; translated from the coding sequence ATGACCTCACCCTCAGAGCATTCTTCAGCAGATAATCCCATAGATAACAACTCACCTAATGCATTACATAATGCTGGTGTTGATACCGCTTCACTGAGCTATTCAGACAATCCAGACTTTGAAAACGGTCGGTGGTTCCCGACATGGCGACCTTTTAAAGGTGATTTGGATCGTAATCCAGTAGGGATTAATGAATATCTACCCGCTGGTAAGAGTTTCTTGCTAGGTGTACAGCATACCTTTGCTATGTTTGGCGCAACAGTGCTTGCGCCATTATTGATGGGCTTTGATCCTAATCTGGCGATCCTTATGTCAGGCATCTGTACGGTGATGTTTTTTGTAATCACAGGTGGTCGTATGCCCAGCTACTTGGGGTCGAGCTTTGCTTTTATTGGTCCTGTGATTGCAGTGACCGCCTATGCAGGTGTGGGTTTTAATAGCAATCTTGATGTCGCTTTAGGCGGTATTATGGTCTGCGGTATTATTTATGCGTTAGTAGGCTTACTGGTGGTTAAGACGGGGACGGGCTGGATTGAGCGCTTGATGCCGCCTATTGTTACAGGTGCTATTGTGATGATTATCGGTCTCAATCTAGCGCCAGTGACCATTCAAGGCGTGTCTGCCAATCAGTTCGATGCTTGGATGGCAGCCTTTACGGTGCTGCTCATCAGTGGCGTGGCGGTTTTTACTCGTGGTATGCTCAGACGCTTGCTATTACTGGTCGGCTTGATACTGTCTTATGTGGTTTATTATATCGTCACTAACTTGTTAGGATTTGGCGTACCGATTGATTTTAGTAGTGTCGCAGCAGCGTCATGGTTCGGTCTCCCTAGCATTCACACCCCGCGTTTTGAGATGAGCGCTATTATTTTGATTGCACCTGTGGCCTTTATTTTGATCGCAGAAAATTTGGGGCACTTTAAGGCGGTTGAGGGGATGACCAAAGCTCGTGTGACCCCTTATATGGGTCGGGCGTTTTTTGCTGATGGGTTAGCGACGACGTTTTCGGCGGGCTTTGGCGGTACGGGCGTGACCACTTACGCTGAGAATATCGGGGTAATGGCAGTTACTAAAGTCTATAGCACAACTATCTTTGTCATCGCAGGTATTGTTGCTATTGCTTTAGGCTTATCGCCTAAGTTTGGCGCTATTATCCAGACTATTCCACCAGCGTTATTAGGCGGCGCCTCTATCGTAGTCTTTGGTCTAATCGCTATCGCTGGGGCAAAAATTTGGTTTGATAGTCATATCGACTTTAGCAAGAACAGTAATCTCATTATTGCAGCGGTCACTGTGATTATGGGAACGGGTAATTTTAGCCTACACTTAGGGGGATTTGACTTAGGCGGTATCGGTACAGCGACGCTAACCGCCATCGTGCTGAATGCTTTATTTAATCTTCAAAAAGATTGA
- a CDS encoding histidine phosphatase family protein: MITLLLARHGQASFGQENYDQLSELGVVQAKRLGEHYGSTQRRIDAIFSGSLVRQRDSAEHFYQAYRSVSNHDLGIKPIFDKSNPESCVLPIFNEFNHEDVFVKSNPTLSTQAQIAAELNRNNQPISRLGELFGQAMQRWHAGEHDDEYLESWPQFSARAVQGLEELRNQVDARHNLNADSLDADSTVLVFTSGGVIAAITAHLLKQSSATAYQLTQSSVNTGVTSIIVQQQKLQLLSYNEHSHLFSKGKSLITKH, translated from the coding sequence ATGATAACCCTTCTGTTAGCTCGTCATGGACAAGCCTCCTTTGGACAAGAAAACTACGACCAACTCTCAGAGCTTGGAGTAGTACAGGCTAAGAGATTAGGTGAGCATTATGGCAGTACCCAGCGCCGTATCGATGCGATATTTAGTGGCAGCTTAGTACGGCAACGTGATTCAGCTGAGCACTTTTATCAAGCTTATCGGTCAGTCTCAAATCATGATTTAGGTATAAAGCCTATTTTTGATAAGAGCAATCCTGAGAGCTGTGTTTTGCCTATTTTTAACGAATTCAATCATGAAGATGTCTTTGTAAAATCCAATCCTACCTTATCTACGCAAGCTCAGATCGCAGCTGAGCTTAATCGTAACAATCAGCCTATTTCCCGCTTAGGTGAGCTGTTTGGTCAAGCTATGCAGCGCTGGCATGCAGGCGAGCATGATGATGAGTATCTTGAGAGCTGGCCGCAGTTTAGTGCGCGGGCCGTGCAAGGGCTAGAGGAGCTACGCAACCAAGTTGACGCTAGGCACAATCTAAATGCAGATAGCCTAGACGCAGACAGTACGGTGCTAGTATTTACCTCAGGTGGTGTCATCGCTGCTATCACTGCGCATTTATTGAAGCAAAGCAGTGCAACCGCTTATCAATTGACCCAAAGTTCAGTCAATACGGGCGTCACTAGCATTATTGTTCAACAGCAAAAGTTGCAGCTGCTCTCTTATAATGAGCACAGTCATCTGTTTAGCAAAGGCAAAAGTCTAATAACGAAGCACTAA